From Fretibacterium sp. OH1220_COT-178:
CATCAGAATATTATAACCGCAAAATCCGCTTCTTTGCCATTTTATCAAGAGGATATTTCGACCTGTCGGTCCCCGCCTCCCCATGGGAGGTGCAAACAAAAAATCGCCCTGACGGCTCTCATCGAGATAAGGAACGAGGGGGCATTGATCGTCTCCCATTTCCCCGGAACGGCGAATGCCCGGACGGCCGGGGAAGGGGCATTGGGCATCCAAAGGGGCGGCGGACTGTCGTATAATCACTGTCGGCGCACTACGTCTTTGAGGCTCCAGACCAAAACGAAAGCGGGGCTGAGAGTAATGGCGTTGCTTGTGTTTTTCGTGGTTTTGTGGGTGATCCTATCCCCGATCCTGATCATGGTGAAAACGAGCGACCTGGGGGACCGTCTGAATCGCCGCATTGATGATCTGGAGAAGAGGATCGACGCACTGCGAAGGGGCGCCGCCCATCCGCAGGTTCCGGAGGAGCCGCTCTCGGCCTCCCTCCCTCCTCGAGAGGTGCCGCCCGATCTTCAGCATCGGGAGGAGCCGGAAGCCTCGCCCCTTGCGCCCGAGCCCTCCGAACCTCCGAGCAGATCCGTCCCTGAGCACTTCGAAGGCCCCATCGTCCTTCCTGGAGCGTCGGCTGAGGCCGCATTCGACATCGATGTCCCTTCCGCGCCCTTCGAACCGGAGGCGATGGAGAAACCCGTTGTCGAGGACGCCGTTCCCGACGACGCGACAACGCCTGCCCCGGCCGGGGGCTCCCCGTTCCGCGAACCCGGCCCGGTCGCCGTCGCGTGGTCCCGTCTCCTCGCCTGGCTGCTTGCGGAGGGGAACATCTGGGTCTGTATGGGCGTGCTCCTCTTCCTGGTGGGCTTCGGCCTGCTCTTCAATTACGCAATTCAGGCCGGTCTGCTGACCCTCGAGATGCGCCTGGCGGCCGCGGCCGTTACGGGAATCCTTATGGTGGCCTTCGGCTTTCGCATGCGGCTGAGGCGCCGTACCTACGCCCTCGTCCTCCAGGGGGGCGGCATGGGCGTCCTCTACCTCGTCGTTCTGGCCGCAGCGAAATTCCATTCGCTTCCCATCGATATGCCCATCCTGCCGGAGGGACCGGCCGTCGGCGCAATGCTCTTCCTTTCCGTCGTCACCGTTGTCCTGGCGTTGCTGCAGGACTACGAGCCCTTGGCGCTCTTCGCGGTCCTCGGCGGCTTCGCTGCCCCGCTCCTGATTCAGGTCGGAACCCGAAACCCCGTGATGCTCTTCTCCGCCTGCACTCTGCTGAACCTCGAAATCCTGGTCATCGCCTTCCGGCGCCGCTGGCGCCTGCTGACCCGTATGGGCTTCCTCCTCTCCGTTGCCGTCTCCCTGTTCTGGGGCCGGTACAACTGGAGGCCGGAGCTTTTCTCCTCGGCGGAGCCCTTCCTGCTTGCGTTCCTCGTAACCTACACGCTGATCACGGTCCGATTCGCTCTTGTCCCAGGGGAAAAGGGTGCCCTCGACGCCGCGAACGGCGGACCGCGTCACGAAGCCGATATGCCCCTGACCCTCCTGGTCCCGTTGGTGTTTTTCCTCCTGCAATCCCATATAGCGGGGCATTTCGTCTACGGCATGGCCCTGACCTGCCTTGGGCTGGGAGCGGGTTACCTGCTCCTCGGAGCTTGGCTGCGCCGGAAGGGTGAACGGTGTCACCCCATGATGTGGCGCCTCTTCGTCGCGCTGAGCGTCCTCTTCTCGAACCTGGTCCTCCCCTACGCCTTCGAACGCGTCCTGCCGTCCGCCGTATGGGCGGCCGAGGGGGCGTTCCTGGTCATCGCAGCCTGCCGTTACGGGAGCGTCAAGACCCTTCTGGGGGGGATCGTCCTGCAGATGGGCGCCCTCGTCCTCTATGCCCCCGAGCTGGCTCGGGTCGACCTGGCGGCCGAATCGAGGCTGAGTCCCATCCTCGGAAGCGGCATCCTGTTCTCCGTCGCCCTCTGGTGCAGCGGGTTCTGGATCACGCGTTTCAGGCCGCGTGAGGCATCCCCTCTGCACGGCAACAAATGGGAACGCTGGCTGACGGGCGTTCTCGACACCAATCTGCGTCCGGCCTGTGCCGTTTTTTCCTGGATCCTGACCGCGGCGGGAACCCTCTGGTGGTGGTGGACTCTCGGCGACCAGGTCCCGCGCATCGGTCTTCCCTGGCTCTCGGCCTTTTCTGTCGCCTGCCTGACCGCTCTTGCCGGATCCTGGGCCTCTCTGCGCTTCCACTGGCCGGCGGCCCGCCTCCTCCTGTTCGGCCCCCTGATCGCCGGGCTTCTCTGGACTCTGGGAACGCTGCCCCTCGATTTGTCCCCCATAATCCCCGACATCTTCGGCACCGAGCGCAGCCTGACGGCAAACGCCCTCATCTATGCGGCCGCGTTCGGACTGTCGCTCCGTCTGCACCATAAGACGGAGACGGGCTTTCAGGGGCTCGAGCTTCTTCATTTCGCCTCCCTTTTCGTCGGTCTGACGCTTGCCGGCGAGGCCCTGAGGCAGTGGGGGGCGCCATTCGGTCCGGACTGGGCACGACTCCTCTCCATCCTGCCCCTGACGACATTGCTGCTCCACGTATCACGGGTACGCGAGCGTTCGTTTTTCTCGGGGCCTCCGGAATCCCTCGCCGCGGCTGCAGGACTCCCCCTGCTGCTGAAGCTCCCCGCCTTCATCGGCAGCTTCGCCTGGAAGGGATCCTCCGTCCAGGGGATATTCGTCCCCTTCCTGAACCCCCTCGAACTCTGGCAGGCCGCCTTCATCCTGTCGTGCGTTCTCTGGTTCCGCTGCCTCTTTGCCGGGGACGCCCATCCGTTCGGACTCTTCCGGAGGGGGATCTGCTCGCTCCTCTTCGTCTGGGTCAACCAGATTGCAGCGCGGGCGGCGTGGTGGTACTCGGGCGATTCGTATTCCTCGATCTGGGAGGTGCTGAAGTCACCCCACTATCAGGGGATTGCAGCCATCCTGTGGGGCATCCTGGGCCTCGCGGGAATCCTGCGGGGAAAGCAGACCGGCAGTCGTCCGCTCTGGCACGCGGGTGCGGGGCTACTGGCAGTGGACATGGTCAAACTGCTGTTCGTCGACCTGAACCACAGCACCACTTTGACCCGCATCATCGCCTTTCTCGTGCTGGGTGGACTCTTTCTGCTCATCGGATGGGCCGCACCGTTGCCCCCAAGGGAAGCGACCCCCAAAGGCGCACGCGACACGGCCGAGCAACGCTCGGGAGAGTGAAGGCCATGGCTGGAAACAAACGTTCGAGGCGCTGGGCAACGGGGGTTGTATTGACGCTGGCCCTGTTGACGCCCTTAAGGTCCTGGGGGAAGGTCTCGGAAAAGCCGGTTTCCCGCACGGATTTCGTTCACCAATACGAAATTGCGGGGACGGGGCTCGATGGAGCGCTTCACAGGTTTTCGATCCCGCCCGCGGTCTATGGCGGACTGATTCAATCCCAGAACCACGATCTTGCCGTCTTCGACTCCAATGGAGAGATCGTTCCTTTTGCCGTGGTTTCGGATGTTGCGGACTCCGAGGCGCCCCCGGTTCGATCCGAGGTGTCCCTGCCGTTCTTTGAACTCCCCGGAGACAACCGAGACGGCGCGGAGAGGCGGACGCCTGTGGACGTCTCCGTGCGGATCGATGCGGACGGCCGAATTGTGGAGCTCCGGGAGAGCCGCCTGCGCCACGGGGGGGCCGACCGCCGTTACCTTCTCGATCTCGCCTCCGTCTTCCCCGGCGGAGATCCGAACTCGTATCGGCTGGACCTCCGAGTCTCGGGAGATGCGGAGCTGAATGCAAAAATCGACGTCCTTCGAAGCGACAACCTTCGCGACTGGAGTACGGTATGCCAAGACGTCTCCCTGATTCGGCTTCGAAGGGGAGATGCGCGCCTGGACAGCGGCGAAATCGAGCTGCTGCGCGCTCCGGGCCGTTACCTTGTGCTGGAGGTGCGGGGCGCAGGTCCGGCATTCACCCTGACGGAGGTGCGCTGTTCCTTTCTGGTGCGGCAGGGATCTGCCGAGGATGGCTTCGCCGAGTTCGGTGGCGTACCGGCACCCGACCGTCACGTCGTGGACTACGATCTCGGGGGAGCGTTCCCCGTTACTCAACTCGACTTCGTTCTGAGGGAGCCCGGGCTGTATCGAGTCAACTATTCCTCCCGTTCCGCACCCGAGATGCCATGGCGTGCCCCCGGTGAGGCGGTGCTGTTCAAGGTCCGCACGTCGGACGGAGCCTTTCGGGCAAATGCCGCCATAAGCATCGTTCGGCGCGAAGATCGTTACTGGCGCCTGATCTTCGAAAAGAATTTTTCCGCACCGCCGCCTCGCCTGAGGATAGGATGGCATTCCGGAACCGTATATTTTTTGGCCCAAGGCCAAGCCCCATGGGTCCTCGCCTTTGGGAGCGGCCGAACGGGCATGGGGCTGCAGACTCCTCATCTGCTTCGAAACCTGCATCCGAGTACGGCCGTGGAAGCGGCGATCGGTGCCCCCCTGGCCCCCAAGCCGGACAAGGGGGCGAACGCCGGGCACGGCCGCTTGAATGGAGCCGAATGGCAGCGTCGACTGGTCTGGGGTCTTTTGATTCTGGGGGCTTTTTTGCTCTCCGGAATCGCCTGGAGATTGCTGCGCTCCGGCCCGGGGCCGGAGAACTAGCCCCCGGCCCGAACCGAGACGGCCAACAGAAGAGTAAGCAAGAGGTCCACGCGGCCGCTTGCCGTGCGCTGATCCTCAAAAAGACGAGCTGACGCGGGGGGAATTGTTTCATCGAACTTGGGGGGAGCTTGAACACGTCGCTCTGCCGGAGGTTTTCCGGCTTCCGACGAGGGCGAGGTTGCCACTATTTCTGAAGAAACCGTGCCTGTCGGAGGAGATTCCGAATGCGATGCTCGATGCTGTTACGACCTTCCTTCGGGCTCCGCGAGAAAAGGCAAAAACACCCTGCTTAAACGCCATCATGGAGCGCTTCCCTCTCGTCAGCAGCCCAGCATCAATCCCCCCAAATGCTAGGCAATGACGGATATCGAGTTTGAACTCCCGCTGTCGTACTTGCAAACTTTGTCGTTTGTCGTGTTAAGATGTGGGAGCACCGGTCCACCCACTACCCTGCCTTTGCCGGAGCAGTATTTAATCCTTTTGGGAAAATCTGTTTTTATTTGACTATCTGCACATTTCTCGAGTATTTTTTGACCTTCCTTAGAGGCTTATTATTTGCACCTAAGGCTTGTTGTTTTGCACATTGGGAGCACCGCAAAGCCGAGAACGCGTCCTTCCGCTCCTGGATTAACGTTCGGGGGCTTCCGCGATCGATACTCAAGCTGAGGGAGTGGTTTTGAATGCAGGAAGTGCAGAATTACCTGGAGATCGCCAACTCGAGTACGATATGGTGGTTGTGTTCGATCACCGTTGGCATCGCGTTTTTGCAGGCCGTTCTCTACATGGTCATGGCCCGGCGGACGGCCGCGAAGGCCCCCGGCCTCGTTGCAGCGGGGGTAGCGGGTAAATCCTTCAGGATCGGCATGATCACGGCCATCGGGCCGGCGCTTGGAGTCTTCATCGTCATGGTCGGCCTGATGGCGGCTATCGGCGGCCCTATGGCCTGGACCCGCCTCCGGAGCGAGGGCCTCCGGGGTGGAGCTGGGAGGCGACGGGTACAACCTGACGGCCATGTCGGTTTCCTGGTTCGCCATGGCGCTGAACGGAGCCGGATGGCTTGTCATAACCGGACTTTTCACTCCCATGCTCGAGAACCTTCGCGAAAGGGCCAGCGGCGGAGACGGCAAATGGCTGATCGTCCTCTCCGCCGCTTGTTCCTTGGGTATCTTCGGCTATCTGAACCACGGAGAGATTCTGCGCGGCTGGGGCAACGCCACGGCCTCCATTACCGGCGCTCTCTGCATGGTGTTCCTGGTGAAGTGCATCGTTCCCAAATACCCAAAACTGATGGAATACTCGCTGGGCATCGCCATGCTGTTCGGGATGTTCTGCGCCGTCCTCTATGACGCGTTTTTCGCCGTTTGATGCAGACGGGACTCTGAGAAGGGAAAGGTAGCCATGGAAAATCAGAATTACGATTTTATGTCCAGCTGGAAAAGAAACAGCATCCTCATCGGCGCACCCACCAATCTGATCGCTGCGGCGACGGCCTTCATTCCCGTCCTGTGGCTTTGCAGCACCTACAACTGCTGGCCGGATTGGGATATCGTTCTCACCGCGTGGGGGATGACGGCCATCTCCTTCGGGGCCTTCTACGTGGTGGAGCCCATTTCATACTACGCGGCTCTGGGCCTGACGGGAACGTATCTGAGCTTCCTCTCCGGGAATATCGGCAACATGCGCGTGCCCGTCGCCGCCTTGGCCCTTGAAGCCACCGACAGCCAACCCGGCACACTGCAAGCGGAGATCGCGTCCACGATGGCAATCTGCGGATCCATCATCACCAATCTCTTTTTCACGTCGCTGGCGGCCGTCGTCGGGGCCGCGGTCGTGGCCACACTGCCCGCCTTTCTCGTGAAAGCGCTGACCCGCTATTCCGCGGCAGCCATCTTCGGCGGTACTTTCGGCAACTTCGCCATCCGTTATCCCAAAGTTGCGGCTTTCTCCCTGCTCGCTCCGTTGGGCATTCACCTGGCTATCCCCAAGATCCCCGCGTGGCTGCTCATAGTCATCTCCGTGTTCGGCAGTCTTGCCGTAGCGCGTCTTTTCTACAACATGGAGAAGAACAAGGCCCAGGTCCGAGATGCTTAGCCCCGAAAAGGAGGTCGTATCGATATGAGTATGTGGGAGAAATGCAAAGAGCTTCAGGACTATATTGTTGGCATCAGAAGAGATCTTCACCAGATTCCCGAGGTCGGAACGGATCTCCCCAAGACGCAGGCAATGATTGCCGCCGAGTTGGACAAGCTTGAGATTGCCTATCGGAAGAACAAGGGAGACTCCGGCATTATCGGCACGATCGAGGGCGGCAAGCCCGGCAAAACGATCCTCCTGCGCGCGGATATCGACGCCCTGCCCATCACGGAGCAGACGGGATTGCCCTTCGCGTCGAAACACCAGGGGTGTATGCACGCCTGTGGTCATGACACCCACGCCGCGATGCTGCTCGGTGCCCTGCGGATCCTGAACGAGCACAAAGACGAGCTGTCCGGCAACGTCAAATTCGTCTTCCAGACGGGGGAGGAGATTTCCAAAGGGGCGAGGATCGCGATTCAGGAAGGCGTGATGGACGGAGTGGACGCCGTTTTCGGGATTCACATCGGCTCCATACTTGGCCCCGACGTCCCCGCCGGAACTCTGATCGCCGTCCCCGGCTGCTGCATGGCCTCCTTCGACCGGTTCATCCTCAAGGTCCATGGAATCGGCTGTCACGGTTCGACGCCTGAAAAAGGCGTGGACCCGATCACCATTGCCTCCAACATCGTCCTGTCCCTACAGGAAGTGATCGCCAGAGAGATTGCCGCTCCCAAGGCCGCGGTTCTTACGATCGGCAAGATCGCCGGAGGCTTCGCGTATAACGTCATTCCCGACGAGGTCCTTATCGAGGGAACGATCCGCTCTTTTGAGGATCCCATTCGCCAGCATCTCGCCAAGCGGATCGGCGAGATCGCCCAGGGAATCGCCTCGACGTTCAGGGGCAGCTGCGACTATGAGATGGACTGGGGCGCTCCCCCCGTCGTCAACGACGAGGCCATGGCCGAACTTGCCGGTGTCGCGGCGAAGAAGGCGCTGGGAGCGGAGCACGTCCTCACCGCTCAGCCCGCGCCCAACATGGGGGGCGAGGACTTCGCTTACTACCTCGAGAAAGCCCCGGGAGCATTTATGTTCCTGAGCTCAGCCAATCACGAAAAGCACACCGACGTTCCGCACCACAACCCCAAGTTCGACGTGGACGAGAGCGTACTCCATATGGGAAGCGCCGTCTTCGTCAGCATCGTCGAAGATTTCCTGGGGCGCTGACAGCCCTCGGAGAAATCGGTAAGTCGTGCCGGCCTGATCCTCACGGGCCGGCCTTTTTATGAGAGGAGTCGCGTTTTGAATACGGATTTGATGTCCCTTGGCATACTGTATGTGTTGGGTATTTTTTTGTTGATATACCTTTTCTCGATTCTGCCGGCAAAAAGAAAGCACAGAAGGATTCGCGCCATGCACGACGCCGTTAAGGCGGGGGACGAGATCGTAACGCTCGGGGGAATCATAGCGGAAGTTCAGTCCCGAGACGGCGAGGAGGTCGAGCTGAGGATCAATGGATCCGGAACCACGATGAGAGTCCTGATCTACGCCGTGCAATCCATCCGCAAATCCGCGCAATAAGACCA
This genomic window contains:
- a CDS encoding DUF2339 domain-containing protein; translation: MALLVFFVVLWVILSPILIMVKTSDLGDRLNRRIDDLEKRIDALRRGAAHPQVPEEPLSASLPPREVPPDLQHREEPEASPLAPEPSEPPSRSVPEHFEGPIVLPGASAEAAFDIDVPSAPFEPEAMEKPVVEDAVPDDATTPAPAGGSPFREPGPVAVAWSRLLAWLLAEGNIWVCMGVLLFLVGFGLLFNYAIQAGLLTLEMRLAAAAVTGILMVAFGFRMRLRRRTYALVLQGGGMGVLYLVVLAAAKFHSLPIDMPILPEGPAVGAMLFLSVVTVVLALLQDYEPLALFAVLGGFAAPLLIQVGTRNPVMLFSACTLLNLEILVIAFRRRWRLLTRMGFLLSVAVSLFWGRYNWRPELFSSAEPFLLAFLVTYTLITVRFALVPGEKGALDAANGGPRHEADMPLTLLVPLVFFLLQSHIAGHFVYGMALTCLGLGAGYLLLGAWLRRKGERCHPMMWRLFVALSVLFSNLVLPYAFERVLPSAVWAAEGAFLVIAACRYGSVKTLLGGIVLQMGALVLYAPELARVDLAAESRLSPILGSGILFSVALWCSGFWITRFRPREASPLHGNKWERWLTGVLDTNLRPACAVFSWILTAAGTLWWWWTLGDQVPRIGLPWLSAFSVACLTALAGSWASLRFHWPAARLLLFGPLIAGLLWTLGTLPLDLSPIIPDIFGTERSLTANALIYAAAFGLSLRLHHKTETGFQGLELLHFASLFVGLTLAGEALRQWGAPFGPDWARLLSILPLTTLLLHVSRVRERSFFSGPPESLAAAAGLPLLLKLPAFIGSFAWKGSSVQGIFVPFLNPLELWQAAFILSCVLWFRCLFAGDAHPFGLFRRGICSLLFVWVNQIAARAAWWYSGDSYSSIWEVLKSPHYQGIAAILWGILGLAGILRGKQTGSRPLWHAGAGLLAVDMVKLLFVDLNHSTTLTRIIAFLVLGGLFLLIGWAAPLPPREATPKGARDTAEQRSGE
- a CDS encoding DUF3999 family protein; translation: MAGNKRSRRWATGVVLTLALLTPLRSWGKVSEKPVSRTDFVHQYEIAGTGLDGALHRFSIPPAVYGGLIQSQNHDLAVFDSNGEIVPFAVVSDVADSEAPPVRSEVSLPFFELPGDNRDGAERRTPVDVSVRIDADGRIVELRESRLRHGGADRRYLLDLASVFPGGDPNSYRLDLRVSGDAELNAKIDVLRSDNLRDWSTVCQDVSLIRLRRGDARLDSGEIELLRAPGRYLVLEVRGAGPAFTLTEVRCSFLVRQGSAEDGFAEFGGVPAPDRHVVDYDLGGAFPVTQLDFVLREPGLYRVNYSSRSAPEMPWRAPGEAVLFKVRTSDGAFRANAAISIVRREDRYWRLIFEKNFSAPPPRLRIGWHSGTVYFLAQGQAPWVLAFGSGRTGMGLQTPHLLRNLHPSTAVEAAIGAPLAPKPDKGANAGHGRLNGAEWQRRLVWGLLILGAFLLSGIAWRLLRSGPGPEN
- a CDS encoding M20 metallopeptidase family protein, with the translated sequence MSMWEKCKELQDYIVGIRRDLHQIPEVGTDLPKTQAMIAAELDKLEIAYRKNKGDSGIIGTIEGGKPGKTILLRADIDALPITEQTGLPFASKHQGCMHACGHDTHAAMLLGALRILNEHKDELSGNVKFVFQTGEEISKGARIAIQEGVMDGVDAVFGIHIGSILGPDVPAGTLIAVPGCCMASFDRFILKVHGIGCHGSTPEKGVDPITIASNIVLSLQEVIAREIAAPKAAVLTIGKIAGGFAYNVIPDEVLIEGTIRSFEDPIRQHLAKRIGEIAQGIASTFRGSCDYEMDWGAPPVVNDEAMAELAGVAAKKALGAEHVLTAQPAPNMGGEDFAYYLEKAPGAFMFLSSANHEKHTDVPHHNPKFDVDESVLHMGSAVFVSIVEDFLGR
- a CDS encoding preprotein translocase subunit YajC yields the protein MSLGILYVLGIFLLIYLFSILPAKRKHRRIRAMHDAVKAGDEIVTLGGIIAEVQSRDGEEVELRINGSGTTMRVLIYAVQSIRKSAQ